Proteins encoded within one genomic window of Pseudomonas cannabina:
- the rpoE gene encoding RNA polymerase sigma factor RpoE has translation MLTQEEDQQLVERVQRGDTRAFDLLVLKYQHKILGLIVRFVHDTHEAQDVAQEAFIKAYRALGNFRGDSAFYTWLYRIAINTAKNYLVSRGRRPPDSDVRSEDAEFYDGDHDLKDIESPERALLRDEIEGTVHRTIQLLPEDLRTALTLREFDGLSYEDIASVMQCPVGTVRSRIFRAREAIDKALQPLLQES, from the coding sequence ATCAGCAGCTTGTCGAGCGCGTACAGCGCGGTGATACGCGAGCGTTTGATCTGTTGGTGCTGAAATATCAGCACAAAATTCTAGGGTTGATCGTGCGATTCGTGCACGACACCCATGAGGCTCAGGATGTTGCACAGGAAGCGTTTATAAAAGCTTATCGTGCACTCGGAAATTTTCGCGGCGACAGTGCTTTTTATACTTGGCTGTACCGCATCGCCATTAATACGGCGAAGAACTATCTGGTGTCGAGAGGTCGTCGGCCACCTGATAGCGATGTAAGGTCTGAAGACGCGGAGTTCTACGACGGCGATCACGACCTCAAGGACATCGAGTCGCCGGAACGTGCATTGTTGAGGGATGAGATCGAGGGCACCGTCCATCGGACCATCCAGCTTCTCCCGGAAGATTTACGTACGGCACTAACTTTACGTGAATTCGATGGTCTGAGTTATGAAGACATTGCGAGCGTCATGCAGTGTCCTGTTGGTACCGTGCGCTCTCGCATCTTTCGCGCTCGGGAAGCCATCGATAAAGCCCTGCAGCCGTTGTTGCAGGAATCCTGA